Proteins encoded within one genomic window of Pongo pygmaeus isolate AG05252 chromosome 18, NHGRI_mPonPyg2-v2.0_pri, whole genome shotgun sequence:
- the MT3 gene encoding metallothionein-3 → MDPETCPCPSGGSCTCADSCKCEGCKCTSCKKSCCSCCPAECEKCAKDCVCKGGEGAEAEAEAEKCSCCQ, encoded by the exons ATGGACCCTGAGACCTGCCCCTGCCCTTCTG GTGGCTCCTGCACCTGCGCGGACTCCTGCAAGTGCGAGGGATGCAAATGCACCTCCTGCAAGAAGA gctgctgctcctgctgccctGCGGAGTGTGAGAAGTGTGCCAAGGACTGTGTGTGCAAAGGTggagagggggctgaggcagaggcagaggcagagaagtgCAGCTGCTGCCAGTGA